From one Myxococcota bacterium genomic stretch:
- a CDS encoding VOC family protein has translation MKLDLDQIDLVVSDMEATVAFYRALGVDIPESALWRTPTGVHHVDFKLPGGLQIHFDSVKLAGVYYRGWKKPTGTGTRIVLTFHVPAREDVDRIHGKLTGLGHRSSQPPFDAFWGARYAIVEDPDGT, from the coding sequence ATGAAGCTCGACCTCGATCAGATCGACCTGGTGGTGAGCGACATGGAGGCCACGGTCGCGTTCTACCGCGCGCTGGGCGTCGACATTCCCGAGTCCGCCCTCTGGCGTACACCGACCGGTGTACACCACGTGGACTTCAAGCTGCCGGGCGGGCTGCAGATCCACTTCGACAGCGTCAAGCTGGCGGGGGTCTACTACCGCGGCTGGAAGAAGCCCACGGGCACGGGCACACGGATCGTGCTCACGTTCCATGTGCCCGCGCGCGAGGACGTCGACCGGATCCACGGAAAGCTCACGGGCCTCGGTCACCGGAGCTCACAGCCGCCGTTCGATGCCTTCTGGGGCGCTCGATATGCAATCGTCGAGGACCCGGACGGCAC
- the rfaD gene encoding ADP-glyceromanno-heptose 6-epimerase, whose translation MIVVTGAAGFIGSNLVRALNARGRADLLLVDDLTNGRKFANLVDCDFEDYVDKEVFLGKLTAGSLDGRVEAVLHQGACSDTTEWNGRVMLGDNYEASKTLLRFTTSQRIPLIYASSAAVYGMGPVFREDPACERPLNLYGWSKLLFDRWVRHRARELKSQVVGLRYFNVYGPRESHKGDMASVAWKHHLQLKDGDVVRLFEGSDGFSHGEQRRDFVYVGDVVAVNLWFLEHRDVSGIYNVGTGRAQTFNDVARSVIAHHGRGKIEYVPFPEKLRGSYQSFTEANLGNLRDAGCDLPFLPVEAGVARYLKEIERA comes from the coding sequence CGGGGCCGCGGGCTTCATCGGCTCGAATCTCGTGCGTGCGCTGAACGCGCGCGGCCGCGCCGACCTGCTCCTGGTCGACGACCTCACCAACGGGCGCAAGTTCGCGAACCTGGTCGACTGTGACTTCGAAGACTACGTCGACAAGGAGGTCTTCCTCGGCAAGCTGACTGCCGGCTCGCTCGACGGCCGGGTCGAGGCCGTCCTGCACCAGGGCGCGTGCTCCGACACCACGGAGTGGAACGGCCGCGTGATGCTGGGCGACAACTACGAGGCCTCGAAGACGCTGCTGCGCTTCACGACCAGCCAGCGCATCCCCCTGATCTACGCCTCGTCGGCCGCGGTCTACGGCATGGGCCCGGTGTTCCGCGAGGACCCGGCCTGCGAGCGCCCGCTCAACCTGTACGGCTGGTCGAAGCTCTTGTTCGACCGCTGGGTGAGACACCGCGCGCGTGAGCTCAAGAGCCAGGTCGTCGGCTTGCGCTACTTCAACGTGTACGGTCCGCGCGAGTCACACAAGGGCGACATGGCGAGCGTCGCCTGGAAGCACCACCTGCAGCTAAAGGACGGCGACGTGGTCCGGCTGTTCGAGGGCAGTGACGGCTTCTCGCACGGCGAGCAGCGGCGCGACTTCGTGTACGTGGGCGACGTGGTGGCGGTGAACCTGTGGTTCCTCGAGCACCGTGACGTGTCGGGCATCTACAACGTCGGCACGGGCCGCGCGCAGACCTTCAACGACGTGGCGCGCTCCGTGATCGCGCACCACGGTCGCGGCAAGATCGAGTACGTGCCCTTCCCCGAGAAGCTGCGCGGTAGCTACCAGAGCTTCACCGAGGCGAACCTCGGCAACCTGCGCGACGCGGGCTGCGACCTGCCCTTCCTGCCGGTCGAGGCCGGCGTGGCGCGCTATCTCAAGGAAATCGAGCGCGCCTGA